The following are from one region of the Cryptococcus deuterogattii R265 chromosome 8, complete sequence genome:
- a CDS encoding CMGC/CDK/CRK7 protein kinase produces MSGRPFKRESWRPAKRHPTFPAASQQPPLSSVNALPARTWGGVPVPTAPKRFERESSSSVKEEAHSSRWDDKGSSNGKWDQRDWDQRDDRWRYGNSSNGKRRQSPSRQPAPTRDERFSSSRRSFSPSARAPSPANPSNCPATRRPLQAAQSPASHHHTPARARRLSSDYDTSGPAAKKRKNGVKGRESPDYGVGSRENMASTYRRSPSPLSIRSRSLTPSPSRSPAPSHHSQSRSYSHPQTQTHTYTLPQSYRKRSPSPATSDRQLSSGKWAKHSRYNIHKYDKYDKDDRNGKDDRNGKFDSRDNGWEKERDRNWRHRDTNQDGHRRDRGAGNREGRQVKDWEQDKGYGYDRRDRERERDRGRDRDRDRDGGWQASRRDRDYPPTGPRGSTSSASQLGRDYEAAPSSQHPVRTQSPPPPGDIYDRPRDLSDSYNRQNHGYGQRKGRSPMQDREYAPRLNFVTNANANAIVGTSTPRKWGESGRYPYEQSYQPPSTVSRATSVSRDYPPSPQHSHAPPTGTSDTVPDLARLPASAYPSQPMSFAEYIPRTDDSLSDLPPQLEFSLQPLPDTPRPSAELQIRTSPVKISFGQPSVRTVKKGWKSISPKQKARVSLFDEDEEDVQGAKGEKEARKEIVPEKEQATMGEALPHPDTLIHRLTLASTRYTTLLTSLSAPLRAAFDSFSTLPSSPPPPPIDLFLDEYLGREARDDEVKRVEEVWDAKNEWEREEEMGRRYLEEVGKGGRVEGVNAVPAERGVVRTSLAAIAAPKPEPEPEPEPQAPTPGAEPQPQSQLAMPLPAARTSVYQKLAPVGEGTYGKVYKAVSLITHQPVALKRIRMENEKDGFPVTAMREIKLLQMLQHENVLRLMEMVVERGGVYMVLEYMEFDLTGLLAHPEIKFSPANIKSLSHQMLSGLSYLHHQSILHRDMKGSNILVNSRGELKLADFGLARVYAKKRREDYTNRVITLWYRSPELLMGETIYGPEVDMWSAGCIILELYTTKPIFQGSDELNQLEVIYALLGTPTEAEWPSVKELPWYELVKPKEEIGSKFRTSFAKWLSPAALDLVEGLLFYDPSQRLLADSALQTDYFLIEEPAMEKPTQLKGMGEHHEMSAKAERKRRKIEEGE; encoded by the exons ATGTCTGGCCGTCCCTTCAAGAGAGAATCATGGAGGCCCGCTAAGAGACATCCAACATTCCCGGCGGCCTCCCAGCAACCTCCATTGAGCAGTGTCAACGCTCTTCCAGCAAGAACATGGGGAGGCGTACCGGTACCAACCGCTCCGAAAAGGTTTGAACGAGAGTCGTCTTCGAGTgtgaaagaggaggcaCATTCATCTAGATGGGATGATAAAGGATCTAGTAATGGAAAATGGGATCAGCGGGATTGGGATCAGCGAGATGATAGATGGAGATATGGTAACAGTAGTAATGGAAAACGGCGACAGTCGCCTTCAAGACAACCTGCCCCTACGCGAGACGAAcgtttttcttcctcgcgACGTTCATTTTCCCCCTCGGCCCGTGCTCCTTCCCCTGCGAATCCATCCAACTGCCCTGCTACAAGACGACCATTACAAGCTGCTCAATCGCCTGCCAGTCATCACCACACACCAGCTCGCGCACGTCGCCTGTCATCGGATTATGATACATCGGGACCTGCCGCCAAGAAACGGAAAAATGGTgtgaaaggaagagagagtcCTGATTATGGGGTTGGATCGAGGGAGAATAT GGCATCAACGTATCGCCGCTCTCCTAGTCCTTTGTCGATCCGCTCGCGTTCTCTtaccccttctccatctcgctCACCTGCACCCTCCCATCATTCACAATCCCGTTCTTattcccatccccaaaCACAGACTCACACATACACTCTGCCACAGTCATATCGGAAAAGGTCACCGTCCCCCGCGACGAGTGATCGGCAATTAAGCTCTGGTAAATGGGCTAAACACAGCAGGTATAATATTCACAAGTACGACAAGTATGACAAGGATGATAGGAATGGGAAAGACGATCGGAATGGGAAATTTGACAGCAGGGATAatggatgggagaaggagagagatcGGAACTGGAGACATCGAGATACTAATCAGGACGGGCATCGCCGGGATCGCGGTGCGGGGAATAGAGAGGGGAGACAAGTTAAAGATTGGGAGCAGGATAAAGGGTATGGTTATGATCGGAGAGAcagggaaagggaaagggatcGAGGAAGGGACAGAGATAGAGACAGAGATGGCGGCTGGCAGGCTTCGAGGCGCGATCGGGATTACCCCCCAACAGGCCCAAGAGGATCTACATCATCTGCATCGCAATTGGGACGAGATTATGAGGctgctccttcatcccaaCATCCTGTCCGTACCCAATCCCCGCCACCTCCCGGAGACATTTACGACCGACCAAGGGATTTATCTGACTCGTACAATCGCCAAAACCACGGTTATGGACAGAGAAAAGGACGCAGTCCTATGCAGGACAGAGAATACGCACCTCGTTTAAACTTTGTCACCAATGCCAACGCAAATGCCATTGTAGGTACTTCTACGCCAAGAAAGTGGGGTGAGAGTGGAAGATACCCTTATGAGCAGTCGTATCAACCGCCATCAACTGTTTCCAGAGCAACCTCTGTCTCGCGGGACTATCCTCCCTCACCTCAGCATAGCCATGCTCCACCGACTGGCACCTCTGATACTGTTCCAGATCTGGCCCGTCTGCCTGCTTCGGCATATCCTTCCCAACCAATGTCCTTCGCCGAATACATACCTAGGACTGACGACTCTCTCTCGGATCTCCCTCCACAGCTTGAATTTTCACTCCAGCCTTTACCTGATACCCCAAGGCCATCAGCCGAATTGCAGATTCGAACGTCGCCTGTTAAAATATCTTTTGGTCAGCCAAGTGTTAGGACGGTAAAAAAGGGGTGGAAGTCAATCTCCCCGAAGCAGAAAGCAAGAGTCAGTCTGttcgatgaagatgaagaagatgtacAAGGGGCAaagggagaaaaagaagctaGAAAGGAAATTGTACCAGAGAAAGAGCAAGCTACCATGGGAGAAGCACTTCCACATCCCGATACACTTATTCACCGGCTCACACTCGCCTCGACACGGTACACCACCCTGctcacttccctctccGCTCCTCTTCGCGCAGCATTTGACTCATTTTCAactctcccctcctcccccccGCCCCCTCCGATCGACCTTTTCTTGGACGAGTATTTGGGGAGGGAAGCgagggatgatgaggtgaaaagagtggaggaagtTTGGGATGCGAAGAACGAatgggagagagaggaagaaatgggaagaaggtatctggaggaggttggaaaaggtggaagggtggaaggggTTAACGCGGTGCCTGCGGAACGTGGGGTTGTCAGAACGTCTCTGGCTGCCATTGCTGCTCCAAAACCTGAACCTGAGCCTGAACCTGAACCCCAAGCCCCTACACCCGGAGCAGAACCTCAACCACAGTCGCAACTAGCGATGCCCTTACCAGCAGCACGAACATCTGTTTACCAAAAGCTCGCTCCTGTCGGTGAAGGCACGTACGGCAAAGTCTACAAGGCCGTTTCCCTCATCACCCATCAACCTGTCGCTCTCAAACGAATACGTATGGAgaacgagaaggatgggtTCCCTGTTACGGCGATGCGGGAGATTAAGCTGTTGCAGATGTTACAGCATGAGAACGTGCTTAGGCTTATGGAGATGGTCGTGGAGAGAGGTGGGGTTTATATGGTGCTTGAATACATGGAGTTTGACTTGACTGGTCTTTTGGCGCACCCCGAAATCAAGTTCTCCCCCGCGAATATCAAATCACTCTCACATCAAATGCTTTCTGGTCTATCATACCTTCACCACCAATCGATCCTCCATCGTGATATGAAAGGCTCCAATATCCTTGTCAACTCGAGAGGGGAGCTAAAGCTGGCGGACTTTGGGTTGGCAAGGGTTTATGCAAAGAAACGGAGAGAGGATTATACTAACAGGGTCATCACTCTTTGGTATCGAAGCCCAGAGTTGTTGATGGGTGAGACAATATATGGCCCAGAAGTTGATATGTGGTCTGCCGG ATGTATCATCCTCGAGCTGTACACTACGAAACCCATTTTCCAGGGTTCCGATGAACTCAATCAGCTAGAAGTCATATACGCCCTCTTGGGTACTCCAACAGAAGCCGAATGGCCGTCTGTCAAAGAGCTGCCATGGTACGAGTTGGTGAAGCctaaagaggagattgggaGTAAATTTAGGACAAGCTTTGCAAA GTGGCTTTCGCCAGCTGCTCTCGACCTCGTCGAAGGTCTTTTATTTTACGACCCTTCCCAACGGCTTTTAGCCGATTCTGCTCTACAAACAGATTACTTCCTCATCGAGGAACCTGCGATGGAGAAGCCCACCCA GCTTAAAGGAATGGGCGAACACCATGAGATGAGTGCAAAAGctgaaagaaaaagaaggaaaatagaagaaggagaatga
- a CDS encoding oxidoreductase codes for MLAKQLAKSMEIGMQMPRIMYGTAWKKERTAELVCQAVKAGFRGIDTACQPKHYREDLVGQAIKSLISEGVVKREELYIQTKFTSIDGQDPSLTLPYDPSSPIEEQVKQSFETSLKNLGVEYIDAVVLHSPLKSREDTLKAYLTLSRFLSTKQVRHLGISNCYDPLLLKWLIDSVAEYSSKHQEEPEVKVEIVQNRWYEGNGWDWDIYDICRAHDIRYQSFWTLTGSPTLLKQPFLINLAAKYGLTPEQTIYKLCQLWGITPLCGTTSLAHAKEAVSVENATGLMSSTEEVIKLWNAMGGRYKEGSH; via the exons ATGCTCGCAAAGCAGCTTGCAAAATCTATGGAGATTGGGATGCAGATGCCGCGGATAATGTACGGTACTGCTTG gaagaaggagaggacaGCAGAGTTGGTGTGTCAAGCTGTAAAGGCTGGCTTCAGAGGCATTGATACGGCTTGTCAACCAAAG CATTATAG GGAAGATCTAGTTGGGCAGGCTATCAAAAGTCTGATCAGTGAGGGTGTGGTGAAACGGGAAGAATTATATATACAAACCAA ATTCACAAGCATAGACGGGCAAGACCCATCCCTGACATTACCGTACgacccttcatctcctaTTGAGGAACAGGTGAAACAATCGTTTGAAACGTCGTTGAAGAATCTTGGAGTGGAATATATTGATGCGGTTGTGTTGCATTCGCCTTTAAAGAGTCGGGAG GACACACTCAAAGCTTACCTTACCCTTTCCCGGTTCCTCTCCACAAAACAAGTCAGACATCTTGGAATATCCAACTGTTACGACCCTTTGCTTTTGAAATGGTTGATCGATAGTGTGGCGGAGTATTCTTCAAAGCATCAGGAAGAGCCGGAGGTGAAGGTTGAGATAGTGCAGAATCGATGGTATgaggggaatggatggGACTGGGATA TATACGATATTTGTCGAGCGCATGATATTCGATATCA ATCGTTCTGGACCCTGACAGGCTCACCTACATTGCTCAAACAGCCTTTCTTGATCAATCTCGCTGCGAAATATGGTTTGACCCCTGAGCAGACAATTTATAAACTTTGCCAGCT ATGGGGCATAACTCCTTTATGCGGTACTACCTCCTTGGCACATGCAAAAGAAGCTGTATCAGTGGAGAATGCCACAGGATTAATGTCCTCGACGGAGGAAGTGATAAAGCTGTGGAATGCTATGGGGGGTAGGTACAAAGAGGGTAGccattga
- a CDS encoding uncharacterized protein (genome sequence mistake), with protein MGPLYFSILPTINTLDSSVDLLCQHGFGNGGLYVFGGLINSTALERFTLELIWFDYKIVMRPVAAAVAGPGPTSWLHRIVLFSIRNPTPASSFHSSSTSSQESRHKPSSFKPTPRSPHPPSKKPVTLRRIDAVENNVILLRPPPDYPITVQFEELSVAMKEYNLDRVLCIWSHLVDLGAISRFDSMTFKHISEFVAEILHRGGSPNLNKLAAISPEKYGLLLNMAIESAARDHISGFFFILLRLLEVGRPGDAVNAFNKCKVKMRELQGKDANDLFSWDREKRLAARLEGEGLRSLMLVNIAALTLLDQCDEGALFGMLDATADLRPNSKFNFAPIHRSLSRANVNNKQHDLYSQFRRNVDKLILALQCYHPNAFVHRIAIHGRAKTFGALNKLYQQVMEATIGPDAFVRVRDLGNHSAHFQSSKHIPLPAIVWHQFLRAFEHRNDVDRIVSMIDTDLPLRNLRPDSTILSLAMVHMAIISTRLHLPLQTRQNARFWADEYWRRLAQNGRHMEDLAFSRRVRTLDILGRNEAQLKDEVDKLYDMAKAGYLSKIGRQTRAAFIESFMARNQIKQALDVFKMFPQDPSAERHDFTPAVSSFIRLLATRNYTPSKSFTFCVRILKLVAQTGTPIETSTLGPLLYTTQCRYSYPTRS; from the exons ATGGGCCCGCTTTAC TTTTCCATTTTGCCTACAATCAACACTTTAGACTCGTCTGTGGATTTGCTCTGTCAACACGGATTTGGGAACGGAGGGTTATATGTTTTTGGGGGTTTGATAAATTCGACTGCGCTTGAACGCTTTACACTCGAACTAATCTGGT TCGATTACAAAATAGTGATGCGACCGGTTGCTGCGGCTGTTGCAGGTCCAGGTCCAACATCATGGCTCCATCGTATTGTCCTCTTTTCTATTCGTAATCCTACGCCAGCTAgctctttccattcttcttctacttcttcaCAAGAGTCAAGGCACAAACCTTCCAGCTTCAAGCCCACCCCCAGATCCCCACACCCTCCTTCAAAAAAACCTGTCACTTTACGAAGAATAGATGCTGTCGAGAACaatgtcatcctccttcgcCCACCGCCTGATTACCCGATCACAGTTCAGTTTGAAGAACTATCAGTCGCCATGAAGGAATATAATCTCGATCGCGTATTATGTATATGGTCGCATCTTGTCGACCTCGGCGCAATATCCCGATTTGACTCAATGACATTTAAACACATCTCCGAGTTCGTTGCCGAAATCCTCCATCGTGGCGGATCTCCCAATCTCAACAAATTAGCAGCCATATCCCCAGAGAAGTATGGTCTCCTTCTTAACATGGCTATCGAATCAGCTGCTCGGGATCATATCTCCGGTTTCTTCTTTATTCTCCTCCGTCTGCTCGAAGTCGGTCGGCCGGGTGACGCTGTGAATGCGTTCAACAAATGCAAAGTCAAGATGAGAGAActgcaaggaaaagatgcgAATGATTTGTTTTCATGGGATAGAGAAAAGCGTCTTGCTGCGAggttggaaggggaaggtcTGAGGTCACTCATGCTCGTCAACATTGCGGCTCTGACCTTGCTTGACCAATGCGACGAAGGTGCTCTTTTCGGTATGCTCGACGCCACCGCCGACCTTCGCCCCAATTCTAAATTCAATTTTGCTCCTATCCATCGCTCCCTCTCCCGTGCCAATGTCAATAACAAACAACACGACCTGTACTCTCAATTTCGGCGCAACGTCGATAAACTCATTCTTGCATTACAATGTTACCACCCCAACGCCTTTGTACACCGTATAGCCATCCATGGCCGAGCCAAGACATTCGGAGCATTAAATAAACTGTATCAACAAGTGATGGAAGCGACAATCGGTCCAGATGCGTTTGTAAGGGTCAGAGATCTAGGAAATCATTCAGCACACTTTCAGTCGTCAAAACatattcctcttcctgccatTGTGTGGC ATCAGTTCCTTCGAGCATTCGAGCACCGCAACGATGTAGATCGGATCGTTTCTATGATTGACACCGACCTCCCGTTACGAAACCTCCGTCCCGActccaccatcctctccctcgCCATGGTCCATATGGCCATTATCTCCACTCGTCTTCacctccctcttcaaactCGTCAAAATGCCCGATTTTGGGCGGATGAGTACTGGCGGCGACTCGCGCAGAACGGGCGGCACATGGAAGATCTAGCGTTCAGCCGTAGAGTGAGGACATTGGATATTTTGGGCAGGAACGAGGCTCAGCtgaaagatgaagtggaCAAGCTGTATGACATGGCAAAGGCGGGTTATCTATCAAAAATAGGCAGACAAACGCGTGCAGCATTTATTGAAAGTTTTATGGCTCGTAACCAGATTAAGCAAGCGCTCGACGTGTTCAAAATGTTTCCCCAAGACCCTTCTGCAGAACGCCACGATTTCACACCAGCCGtatcctccttcattcgtCTTTTGGCTACTCGCAACTACACGCCAAGCAAGTCATTCACATTCTGTGTTCGCATACTCAAACTGGTTGCTCAGACGGGTACACCCATCGAAACCTCCACCCTCGGCCCTCTACTCTATACAACTCAATGCCGGTATTCCTATCCAACCCGCAGTTGA
- a CDS encoding cell division control protein produces MLGENTSGNLPGDVSNPFITKPSSPKKSRGTGSTDSTLASLRQGMGQMNISSKGSSIPYTNDIRERKDSKDTRRELDRFVPARPASLSHNPHSSSTLPTLAIDSAGHTPDTSTDHSLSQDQSTLSLQASLGLNSNRRILSFRSAPPLASHATSHLDAQRNYLLQSTASASRGTGSHSNKDTKKRAPPYMPERVLDAPGFEDDYYLNLIDWSCANRVAIGLGDMGYVWDAETGSVSALGSGTEEDTNKVTSVSWSNDGAYLAIGLDTGDIEIWDVEENKKMRTMKGHLARVPAMSWHGHVLTSGCRDGSIYHHDVRVAKHKVMELVGHNAEVCGLAWRSDGQFLASGGNDNVVNCWDGRIGASILNDEGTPRGVAKWTKRNHTAAVKAIAWSPWQSSLLATGGGTADKHIHFWSTSTGARTASLPTSTQVTSLTFSPHSKEILGTHGYPDNTLTLWAYPTLEKIWEVPAHDSRIISSALSPDGTTVCTGAGDENLKFWKVWEMRQAKKERDDGESGRGKTAVRIR; encoded by the exons ATGCTCGGCGAGAATACATCAGGCAATCTTCCTGGAGACGT CTCCAACCCATTCATAACCAAACCCAGTTCTCCCAAGAAATCCAGAGGGACTGGTTCCACTGACTCTACCTTAGCTTCCCTTCGCCAGGGTATGGGCCAGATGAACATCTCTTCTAAAGGTTCCTCAATCCCTTATACCAATGATATTCGAGAGCGGAAAGACTCCAAAGATACCCGACGAGAACTTGACCGTTTCGTGCCCGCCCGCCCTGCGTCCCTCTCGCACAACCCTCACTCGAGCTCTACTTTACCGACATTAGCTATTGATAGCGCGGGACATACCCCTGATACTTCGACTGATCATTCTTTATCCCAGGACCAGTCGACACTCTCACTTCAAGCATCTCTCGGTCTTAACTCTAACCGCCGAATCCTGTCCTTCCGATCCGCCCCGCCTCTCGCGTCCCACGCTACTTCCCACCTCGATGCACAGCGAAACTACCTTCTCCAATCAACCGCCTCGGCCAGCCGAGGCACAGGGTCGCACTCGAACAAAGATACCAAGAAGCGGGCACCGCCATACATGCCGGAGAGGGTGCTTGATGCGCCAgggtttgaggatgattaTTACTTGAATTTGATTGATTGGAGCTGTGCAAATAGGGTAGCGATTGGGTTGGGAGATATGGGCTATGTGTGGGATGCGGAGACGGGGAGTGTGAGTGCGTTGGGAAGTGGTACTGA AGAGGATACAAATAAAGTTACATCCGTATCATGGTCCAACGACGGTGCATACCTCGCCATTGGTCTTGATACTGGTGATATAGAGATttgggatgtggaagagaacaagaagatgCGGACCATGAAGGGCCATTTGGCAAGAGTGCCGGCCATGAGTTGGCACGGGCATGTTCTTACTTCCGGTTGCAGGGACGGGAGTATTTACCACCATGATGTGAGGGTTGCGAAACACAAAGTTATGGAGTTGGTGGGGCATAACGCGGAAGTGTGTGGTCTTGCGTGGAGAAGCGATGGGCAATTTTTGGCTAGTGGTGGTAATGACAATGTCGTCAATTGTTGGGA CGGCCGTATTGGCGCCTCAATCCTAAACGACGAGGGAACACCCCGCGGTGTGGCCAAGTGGACTAAAAGAAACCACACTGCAGCCGTCAAAGCGATCGCCTGGTCACCCTggcaatcttctctcctcgcCACCGGTGGCGGAACAGCCGACAAACACATCCACTTCTGGTCCACCTCGACTGGCGCCCGAACTgcttcccttcccacctccacccaagTCACATCCCTCACTTTCTCTCCACACTCGAAAGAAATCCTAGGGACTCATGGATATCCTGACAATACGCTTACGCTATGGGCTTATCCGACgttggagaagatttggGAAGTGCCAGCACATGATTCGAGGATTATCAGTTCGGCATTGAGTCCGGATGGGACAACGGTGTGTACAGGTGCGGGAGATGAGAACCTCAAGTTCTGGAAAGTGTGGGAAATGAGgcaggcgaagaaggagagggacgACGGGGAGAGTGGGAGAGGCAAGACAGCAGTCAGGATTAGGTAG
- a CDS encoding 40S ribosomal protein S0 has product MTADKLPKALQATEDDIQLLLAAQCHLGTKNCDKSMENYVWKRRADGIHVINVGKTWEKLVLAARVLATIENPNDVCVISARPYGHRAVLKYGSFTGAQAIAGRFTPGSFTNYITRSFKEPRVIIVTDPRVDHQAIREAAYVNIPVIAFCDTDASTKFVDIAIPTNNKSRHSVGLMWYLLCREVLRLRGTVPRGPTGPSGWDVLPDLFFYRDPEEIEREAAEKAAAAAAQEGADAEAAATSAAAGVTAEYDAGNAADAVLAAQPTETALDWSDEPVAGDWAAEPAADAQGGW; this is encoded by the exons ATGACTGCCGACAAGCTCCCCAAGGCTCTTCAGGCTACTGAGGACGACATCCAGCTCCTCCTTGCCGCTCAGTGCCACCTCGGTACCAAGAACTGCGACAAGTCTATGGAGAACTACGTCTGGAAGAGGCGTGCCGATG GTATCCACGTTATCAACGTCGGCAAGACCTGGGAGAAGCTCGTTCTTGCTGCCCGTGTCCTCGCTACCATCGAGAACCCCAACGACGTCTGTGTCATCTCTGCCCGACCCTACGGTCACCGTGCCGTCCTCAAGTACGGCTCCTTCACCGGTGCCCAGGCTATCGCTGGCCGATTCACCCCCGGTTCCTTCACTAACTACATCACCCGATCTTTCAAGGAGCCCCGAGTGATCATCGTCACTGACCCCAGGGTTGACCACCAGGCTATCCGAGAGGCTGCCTACGTCAACATCCC TGTCATTGCCTTCTGTGACACTGACGCTTCCACCAAGTTTGTCGACATTGCCATCCCCACCAACAACAAGTCTCGTCACTCTGTCGGTCTTATGTGGTACCTCCTCTGCCGAGAAGTCCTCCGTCTCCGAGGCACCGTTCCCCGAGGCCCTACCGGTCCTTCTGGCTGGGACGTCCTCCCcgacctcttcttctaccgTGACCCCGAGGAGATTGAGCGTGAGGCCGCCGAGAaggctgctgccgctgccgctCAGGAGGGTGCTGACGCCGAGGCTGCCGCTACCTCTGCCGCTGCTGGTGTGACCGCCGAGTACGACGCTGGTAACGCTGCCGACGCCGTCCTCGCTGCTCAGCCCACCGAGACTG CTCTTGACTGGTCCGACGAGCCCGTTGCCGGTGACTGGGCTGCTGAGCCCGCTGCCGACGCCCAGGGCGGCTGGTAA